One window from the genome of Cryptomeria japonica chromosome 6, Sugi_1.0, whole genome shotgun sequence encodes:
- the LOC131049358 gene encoding pectinesterase-like, with product MKIGYARVDEEKAENSKSRGVVVALTSILVVAALVFVAVSASVGSNYIAHHHRHAWRTVSKVASSACSKARYPERCISSMASYPAYQTAKLDDLTNFAFQMSLQRAQKAHEFALTLQNNVMNERERAAWQDCLEVFEDTIDRLNVCSNNGSLDTDSPIWLSAALTNQETCLNGFRDLNLSATNPIRALLSSRAVNLSELVSNSLSMFKLSTLPPTTINNRRLLSLNNGDFHSHRGRESKDGFPEWLSAGDRKLLQASSPASQANAVVAQDGSGNYRTIAEAINAVPEQSSKRYIIYIKAGTYKETIDISNKITTLMLVGDGKDKTVVTGSKSVQDGVTTFKTATVAVSGNGFVARDMTFENTAGAEKHQAVALRVGSDQSAVYRCSIKGYQDTLYVYSLRQFYREVDIYGTVDFIFGNAAVVIQNSNIIARRPMSNQINTITAQARTDPNENTGISVQNCVVSASSDLEAVKGSIKTYLGRPWREYSRTVFMQSTLGDHIDPAGWLEWDGNFALSTLYYGEYSNTGGGAGTSKRVNWPGFHVISSATEAAKFTVAQLISGTSWILATGVAYTSGL from the exons atgaagattggttaTGCCAGAGTTGATGAAGAGAAAGCAGAAAATTCGAAAAGCAGAGGCGTGGTAGTTGCTCTGACGTCAATTCTCGTTGTGGCCGCACTCGTGTTTGTGGCAGTCAGTGCTTCTGTGGGCTCAAACTACATCGCTCATCATCATCGTCATGCTTGGAGAACGGTCTCCAAAGTGGCGAGCTCGGCGTGTAGCAAAGCCCGTTATCCCGAGCGATGTATCTCGTCCATGGCTTCCTATCCTGCTTATCAGACCGCCAAGCTTGACGATCTCACTAACTTCGCTTTTCAAATGAGCTTGCAAAGGGCTCAGAAAGCCCACGAGTTCGCCCTCACTCTCCAAAACAATGTGATGAATGAAAGAGAGCGCGCGGCCTGGCAAGATTGTTTGGAGGTCTTCGAAGATACCATCGATCGTCTCAACGTCTGCTCGAACAACGGTTCCTTAGACACAGACTCCCCCATTTGGTTGAGTGCAGCTCTGACAAACCAGGAAACCTGCTTGAACGGATTTCGTGATCTCAATTTGAGTGCCACCAATCCCATCAGGGCTCTCCTGTCGTCCAGAGCCGTTAATTTGTCAGAATTAGTGAGCAACTCGCTCTCCATGTTCAAGCTCTCCACTTTGCCTCCCACGACCATTAACAACCGCCGCCTGCTATCTTTAAACAACGGAGATTTCCATTCCCACCGTGGCCGTGAAAGTAAAGATGGATTTCCCGAATGGCTGTCAGCGGGAGATCGCAAGCTATTGCAGGCCTCAAGCCCGGCCAGCCAAGCGAATGCTGTGGTAGCCCAAGACGGTTCCGGCAATTACCGAACAATCGCCGAAGCAATCAACGCTGTGCCTGAGCAGAGCAGCAAGAGATATATCATCTACATTAAGGCGGGAACTTACAAGGAGACCATCGACATATCCAACAAGATAACCACTTTGATGTTGGTGGGAGACGGCAAGGATAAAACTGTTGTGACTGGAAGCAAGAGCGTCCAAGACGGCGTCACTACCTTCAAAACTGCAACTGTGG CTGTTTCTGGCAATGGATTCGTGGCAAGAGATATGACGTTCGAGAACACGGCAGGGGCGGAGAAGCACCAGGCCGTGGCACTTCGAGTGGGGTCTGACCAGTCGGCCGTGTACCGGTGCAGCATCAAAGGCTACCAAGACACTTTGTATGTCTACTCCCTCCGCCAATTCTACCGCGAAGTTGATATCTACGGCACCGTGGATTTCATCTTCGGCAACGCTGCGGTCGTCATCCAGAACAGCAATATCATCGCCCGACGTCCCATGAGCAACCAGATCAACACAATCACTGCCCAGGCAAGAACAGATCCTAATGAAAACACCGGAATTTCCGTCCAGAATTGCGTAGTGTCAGCGTCTTCTGATCTCGAAGCTGTGAAAGGATCCATCAAGACATACCTGGGGAGGCCGTGGAGGGAATACTCTCGCACTGTGTTTATGCAATCCACTCTGGGCGATCACATAGACCCTGCTGGTTGGTTGGAATGGGACGGCAATTTCGCTCTCAGCACGTTATACTACGGGGAATACAGCAACACCGGAGGTGGCGCAGGAACGTCAAAACGTGTGAATTGGCCTGGGTTTCATGTGATCAGCAGTGCCACTGAAGCCGCCAAGTTCACAGTTGCTCAATTAATCTCTGGGACCTCATGGATTCTAGCTACAGGAGTCGCTTATACTTCAGGCTTGTAA